A region of Faecalibacterium taiwanense DNA encodes the following proteins:
- a CDS encoding GH36-type glycosyl hydrolase domain-containing protein, with amino-acid sequence MKFGHFDDARKEYVITTPRTPLPWINYLGSEDFFSLVSNTAGGYSFYRDARMRRLTRYRYNSSPLDMDGHHIYIKDGDTVWNPGWQPTKTELDSYACRHGLGYTILEGEKNGVSAAQELFVPTGDACELDRLTLKNKTDAIKELDVFSYVEFCLWDAIDDSSNFQRNFSTGEVEVEPAIIYHKTEYRERRNHYAVFWSNTPVTSFDTTRDAFCGVYGGPADPQAVHAGHCSGSIAHGWAPVGALHIHVTLAPGEEKKILFGLGYIENPQEEKFTAPGVINKERAHAMIARYATDAQVDAARKALADHWEALLSTYHLESGEEKLDRMVNIWHQYQCMVTFNMSRSASYFESGTGRGMGFRDSCQDLLGFVHIIPSRARERILDIAATQFEDGSAYHQYQPLTKKGNRDIGTGFNDDPLWLIAGTAAYLRETGDWSILDEQVPFDNDASKAQSLMEHLRRSFNFTVTHLGPHGLPLIGRADWNDCLNLNCFSEHPGESFQITGPSEGPVAESVFIAGMFVKYGHEYAELCDHLNLADEAAAARKAVDGVEQAALTSGWDGAWFRRAYDAFGKPVGSKECTEGQIFIEPQGMCVMAGIGKETGQAAQALKSVEERLDTKYGVVLHQPAYTSYQLNLGEISSYPPGYKENAGIFCHNNPWISCAEAVLGHGDRAFEVYRKTCPAYIEDISEIHRTEPYVYSQMVAGKDAPTFGEAKNSWLTGTAAWTFFNVSQYILGIQPTLDGLKVDPCIPHTLGGFTVTRRYRGATYHIAVDNTAAVQYGVKSVAVDGKPIEGSLLPLAPEGAVVEVQVTMG; translated from the coding sequence ACCTTGGCAGCGAGGATTTCTTCAGTCTTGTCTCAAATACGGCGGGCGGCTACAGCTTTTACCGCGATGCGCGGATGCGCCGCCTGACCCGCTACCGCTATAACAGCTCCCCGCTGGATATGGACGGCCACCACATTTACATCAAGGATGGCGATACCGTCTGGAACCCCGGCTGGCAGCCCACCAAGACAGAGCTGGACAGCTACGCCTGCCGCCACGGTCTGGGCTATACCATTCTGGAGGGTGAGAAGAACGGTGTTTCCGCTGCGCAGGAGCTGTTCGTGCCCACCGGCGATGCCTGTGAGTTGGACCGCCTAACTTTGAAAAATAAGACGGATGCCATAAAAGAGCTGGATGTGTTCAGCTATGTGGAGTTCTGCCTGTGGGATGCCATTGACGACAGCTCCAACTTCCAGCGCAACTTCTCCACCGGCGAAGTGGAGGTGGAGCCGGCCATCATCTACCATAAGACGGAATACCGTGAGCGCCGCAATCACTATGCGGTATTCTGGAGCAATACGCCCGTTACCAGCTTTGATACCACCCGCGATGCCTTCTGCGGTGTGTATGGCGGCCCTGCAGACCCGCAGGCCGTCCACGCCGGGCACTGCTCCGGCAGCATCGCCCACGGCTGGGCACCGGTGGGCGCGCTGCACATCCATGTCACCCTTGCACCGGGTGAGGAAAAGAAGATCCTCTTCGGTCTGGGCTACATCGAGAACCCACAGGAAGAAAAGTTCACGGCTCCCGGTGTCATCAACAAGGAGCGTGCCCACGCCATGATCGCACGCTATGCCACCGATGCACAGGTGGACGCGGCCCGCAAGGCGCTGGCCGACCACTGGGAAGCTCTGCTCTCCACCTACCATCTGGAATCCGGCGAGGAAAAGCTGGACCGTATGGTGAACATCTGGCACCAGTATCAGTGTATGGTCACCTTCAATATGAGCCGCTCGGCCAGCTACTTTGAAAGCGGGACCGGCCGCGGCATGGGCTTCCGCGACAGCTGTCAGGATCTGCTGGGCTTTGTACACATCATTCCGTCCCGCGCACGGGAGCGCATTCTGGATATCGCCGCCACCCAGTTTGAGGATGGCAGCGCCTACCACCAGTACCAGCCTCTGACCAAGAAAGGCAACCGCGATATCGGCACCGGCTTCAACGATGACCCGCTGTGGCTCATTGCCGGCACTGCCGCCTATCTGCGCGAGACCGGCGACTGGTCTATTCTGGACGAGCAGGTGCCCTTTGATAATGATGCCAGCAAGGCACAGAGCCTGATGGAGCATCTGCGCCGCAGCTTCAACTTTACCGTCACCCACCTTGGCCCCCACGGCCTGCCGCTCATTGGCCGCGCCGACTGGAACGACTGCCTGAACCTGAACTGTTTCTCGGAGCACCCGGGCGAGAGCTTCCAGATCACCGGTCCCAGCGAAGGCCCTGTGGCCGAAAGCGTGTTCATTGCGGGCATGTTCGTCAAGTACGGCCACGAGTACGCCGAACTGTGCGACCACCTGAACCTTGCCGATGAAGCCGCTGCGGCCCGCAAGGCCGTGGACGGCGTGGAACAGGCGGCCCTGACCTCTGGCTGGGACGGCGCATGGTTCCGCCGCGCCTACGATGCTTTTGGCAAGCCTGTTGGCAGCAAGGAGTGCACCGAGGGCCAGATCTTCATTGAGCCGCAGGGCATGTGCGTTATGGCTGGCATTGGCAAGGAGACCGGTCAGGCCGCGCAGGCATTGAAGAGCGTAGAGGAACGGCTGGATACCAAGTACGGTGTGGTTCTGCACCAACCTGCATACACCAGTTATCAGCTCAATCTGGGCGAAATTTCCAGCTATCCTCCGGGATACAAGGAGAACGCCGGTATCTTCTGCCACAACAATCCGTGGATCAGCTGTGCCGAAGCCGTTCTGGGGCATGGCGACCGGGCCTTTGAGGTGTACCGCAAGACATGCCCGGCCTACATCGAGGATATTTCCGAGATCCACCGCACCGAACCCTATGTTTACAGCCAGATGGTGGCCGGTAAGGATGCCCCCACCTTTGGCGAAGCAAAGAACAGCTGGCTGACCGGCACTGCCGCATGGACCTTCTTCAATGTGAGCCAGTATATCCTTGGCATCCAGCCCACGCTGGACGGCCTGAAGGTAGACCCCTGTATCCCACACACGCTGGGCGGCTTCACCGTTACCCGCCGCTACCGGGGAGCAACCTATCACATTGCAGTGGATAATACCGCTGCAGTCCAGTACGGTGTGAAGAGCGTCGCTGTGGATGGCAAGCCCATTGAGGGCAGCCTGCTGCCGCTGGCACCAGAAGGCGCTGTGGTAGA